One genomic region from Podarcis raffonei isolate rPodRaf1 chromosome 16, rPodRaf1.pri, whole genome shotgun sequence encodes:
- the LOC128404168 gene encoding uncharacterized protein LOC128404168, with product MGPGHMTPGSTLGVIRWPSLQEGRAGGSLSPSFVWPSCRKGKEKQVSLAELSRLLTRFPWGRSLHCDTNMDPAVAFLLLGFTFQATSADSPAATHAELDPKDVGHSVSLPVVIPKGTIFSGLMLRSTGPPSKAVAMWEQGKPVTVLDPRYSERVSFLEEEPAFQIHNLTLEDGGGYDISMFTQEGSKTLNRYTLFVFHINITGQRLANSSCDLNLLCEAGAGAKVRVTYSWKNTKTGDTASDNARLHLTLNAKNKEDSYTCSAQALGTQKAWEVLPYASCPKSAAAGLFAASLFFFHVARAVLAPALITIFMLL from the exons ATGGGGCCTGGTCACATGACCCCAgggtccaccctgggtgtcatccgaTGGCCAAGCCTACAAGAAGGGCGGGCAGGAGGAAGCCTCTCCCCATCCTTCGTTTGGCCAAGTTGCAGAAAAGGGAAGGAGAAGCAGGTGTCCCTGGCTGAGCTGTCCAGGCTCCTCACACGTTTTCCTTGGGGCCGATCTCTCCACTGTGACACCAACATGGATCCAGCggttgccttcctcctcctcggctTCACCTTCCAAGCTACAA GCGCAGACAGTCCTGCAGCGACCCACGCTGAATTAGACCCCAAAGATGTGGGGCACTCGGTCAGTCTTCCTGTTGTGATTCCAAAAGGGACCATTTTCTCGGGTCTCATGTTGAGGTCCACTGGCCCACCCAGCAAGGCCGTCGCTATGTGGGAGCAAGGGAAGCCCGTCACGGTCCTAGACCCGAGGTATTCCGAAAGGGTGTCATTCCTGGAAGAGGAACCTGCCTTCCAAATCCATAACCTCACCTTGGAAGACGGAGGAGGCTATGACATTTCGATGTTCACCCAGGAAGGCTCCAAGACGCTGAACCGCTACACGCTCTTCGTCTTCC ACATCAACATCACGGGACAAAGGCTGGCCAACAGCTCCTGCGACCTCAATTTGCTGTGTGAGGCAGGAGCTGGAGCCAAAGTTCGGGTGACCTACTCCTGGAAGAATACAAAAACGGGGGACACGGCGTCTGACAACGCCAGGCTGCACCTCACCTTGAACGCCAAGAACAAAGAGGACTCTTACACCTGCTCCGCGCAGGCCTTGGGGACCCAGAAAGCTTGGGAGGTCTTGCCCTATGCTTCGTGCCCAAAATCTGCAGCTGCAG GACTTTTTGCGGCCAGCCTGTTCTTCTTCCACGTTGCCAGAGCTGTTTTGGCACCTGCCCTCATCACCATCTTCATGCTCCTGTAA